One Dysidea avara chromosome 8, odDysAvar1.4, whole genome shotgun sequence genomic window, AGCTGTAGCACTTAATAATTGGAATCCTTCTGACTCTTCTGCTCACATGATGCTTAGACCTTGgatacaggtgtgtgtgtgtgtgtgtgtgtgtgtgtgtatgtgtgtgtgtgtgtgtgtgtgtgtgtgtgtgtgtgtgtatgtacgtaatGCATATCTACATACGTGTgtatttttacttttatgtaGGCATTTTCTCCTGGTGCAATGGAGACATTTTTAGTAAGAACGATTATTCCAAAGTTGGAAGTTTGTTTAAACTCAATGGACATCAATCCTAGGAACCAGAATATTCGTATGTCACTTAGTGTGTATCTAGTATGTGCCTAATGTATGACTTCTTTGTTGCCTAGGAAACATAATTCAAACAGACCACTTTAAAAAACAATGTTCAAAACTATGTTTTAAGTTGTTTTCTAGGGCCTTACGATAATAGTAAAATCTATATTTAGATAATTGACAGCCATTTTATCTTGATAATCGATATTATCTTGATGATGATGTATGTAACATCATAGGACTGGTTTTGTAAACACAGTTTTACATATTTGTTGACATTAGGTCAGAAATTTTATTACTTCTCCAATTACTTTCCACAAGTTTTCCATTTGACTGTGGTTGATTTATAATggatttactattatcttgaCAAACAAATTCGTTATCTTATTTATGATAAGAGATTTAGGTGTCTAGATAATCTTATCTAAATTGCCTCCCAGCCCTTACAAAAATTCTTTCGACAAAGCCTTAAATCTGGTCTTCCTTTTGTACATATGAAAGGGACTCACCCCCTTTGAGGCAAAGGGATATGCTTTTTCTGGAGGTCTACAATTCCCCACCGCTGTTTTTCAGTCTTTGCAACACCCATATATAGCCTATTAAGAAAGgtgttcacactgtattcagacaGTTTCACCCATGTGTCGAAGTGACACCTCAGAGTAAAGCTTGCCTGTTTGTAGGTTCAATACAGGGCCTATACAGCACTCACACTGGCTTCTTTCAACACAAAGCTTCTAGCTGTGCCGCACAATTGCGGGTATGGACAGACATATCTCAACCTCAGTCTCAATTTGTCCACAACTGAAGTTGTGATAATGAAGCCCATAGTAGGCTTTtggacacacacaaacacacgcatgtatacacacaattCTGGCCAAACTAATTTCAAGACaccaggtgcatgcccacagccagctTGTAACCAACTGTGTTTTATGTGAAGCTATCTAAATATTCAGTGGTTGAGTGCTGTATCCATACTCAACATTTCTTTGCTTCTTTTCTGCTTCTTTTGTTTTCTTTTACGCTTATTTCGTTTTCTTTTCTGCACATGTCAGACAGTGGTTGGCTTTGATGTTTATGCCATATGTATGTTAATTCCTCCTATAcagaatgcattagtactgtcagtattcttattgtttcactacagTACCATTTGACTGGGTCATGGTATGGAGAGACATGATACCTATTCATCATTTTGTCATGTTACTGGACAGACACTTCTTCCCCAAGTGGCTCCAGGTATTTACACTGTCATAATGTACTAATTGACATTCATGAAATCTTGTTGTATTACTTGTAGGTGTTTTCCAGATGGCTATCCAGTCATCCAAATTATGATGAAGTGGTCAACTGGTAGGCTTTGTGTATATTGTATTGTTAGTAGTAAATTCATAAGGGTGCTGTCTAAAGCTTTCGTAAAAGCTACACTTTTGTACCCATAAAAATTTTCCCACAGgcaaagtttaaaaaaaaatcagatGTGTGCCCATAGCCGGCCAAAGGCTGGCTTTGGgcgcgtgcctggtttactgaaattgtttttgttaaAGTGaactgaagtctgtattaaacttccgcacaggtaaactttgctctgaggtggtttcttttgtggcagtttgaaatacaggtgtggcaactctcctcagactttgtaaattgccttccctttgggttttacagatgtttaacaactgaaaaacagtgGTGCAGGCtttgtagactaccaggaatagcctatccctttgaATTGGAAAGGAAGCATGTCCCCTATGtacgcaaacaaaaatgaagagcagctttgaggctttgaaGAGATTTTTTGGGGAAAAACGATAACAAGAtataaaacagtatagaagatacttctgtgcataatatgttgttaacagtaatttgtttaacaagctcttccttagcagtgcatagcaacgtaattgaagaattacaaaaatttcatgaattacgaaatctgaaatacataaattatgtattattgctaaaccaaaaacctattggctaaaataataaaatagtaatacagtgtatagtggttaattccagatgagttagctaacTTCTTGGTGCTTGGAAACtgagtagcacaacatcaacttgttaaatCATGGGATTGGTACAGTAGTCATCTAGAATTCTGTTATTGAACACTTCAACTATCTAGTGATTGTTCCATTAACTTAGCTGCCAATGTGCATTCTATCAAAGTAGgcttgtaatagagtagttgagcaGAGCATGAATGGACTTCATAAATTCACCGATCTGCAAAACCAAGATCCACTGCAGTGTATGACACCTTTTGTCACTGTGCATAGGGTTAGTAGTGTGAAGCTGGTCCAGTGTATTGTATGGCTTGAGGGACTATTTTAACATTCGGAAGCAGAGATACATGGATGAGGAGTCAATACATGTCCATTATACCTGTTGTTGTCAAGGATAAATTCAGTGAGACCAGTCTCTCTGTTCAGATAAAGGGTGTATATAGTTACAGCTGAATTGTTGTGTATTTAACATTGAAGTGAAGTCTTGATATGAATGTTACTTTAAGCGCATAGATATGGCACTAATGAACTGTTTCTGGTGAAAGTTCAACAAGGAAGGTTTATTGAATGATAATTCTACATTCATTAAATTGTGATTCTGCATTTGTTGAATTCAGTACTGAGACAGATCTATTTTCACCGCTGAGTGGTCAATGTGAAACACACCACAGATAGACAACAACATTCCTACTTCGTATAATTTACTCCTTTGACACATGCCTATACTGCATGGGGGGTCAAGTTATCACTGATCTGGGGATTGTTTTCTGCAATTTTAGTATTAAGATTTTGATGACTCCATGTATTTGCAGGCTTTAGTGAATCTTTAGTAGGACAACACTTCTAATTGACCAGTTTGCTATGAGCAGGCAGATCATTGTACTGTATCTATCATTCATATCTATATCATTATGGTGCCAGCATAAACAGTGTATACCTAAATACTTAGAACCTGCCTTGTGCTTTGATCTGACCCAAAGGGGTCAACAAACTACACCTATTATTTAAGCTGTCTGAATTACTTATATGCTTCGATAAGAGATCACTCAGATATTTAAGAGGAGTTTCTGTTTCTTACGATTAAGGCATGATAAAGGTGCTCAATGGATGTCCTTTCTAGATGGCGTAAGTGTCTTCTTCTATATAGCAGCTACTGTAGGTAGTATAGGTTGGTTTTAAAACTATTGTGGTTGCTCATACTTTCAGTGTTTATAATACTGATGCTTACTAAATAACATGGCTATGTTGTTCTGTTGTCACTGCAAGGCATACTTTGATTGTAGTATTGCTCTCCATAACATTAATTGCAACACACCCTGATGCTGCCGGTTTACATGATCAGTAAGCAATGAAGCATCTATACTAATAATACTGGAATCACTGATATAATTATGCaagtctgtgtgtgtatgtttgctgtggacacatGCGGTATTCCATTTTGCAATTCAGGTTCACTCTGTCTACACTTGTGATTCATAAGATTATATACTGTTAGTACTTAATGTAGCTTGAGTGATTTCACTGATTTGACACAGAAATTTGCTTGAAATATCATGTGTAAAACTCCTCATATGCAAAGTATATTACAAAGTTGTATCAGAACATATGTATGGATTATATGGCCTAAATGTGTATGGAGCATGTTTTGTTTATCTGAAGTCCTGGTCAAGTTCTTGAGGATTTGCTTTACTTCACAAAGAGTTGCATCACTTCCACCAAGGTGCCTTCATCTCCAAAGTGCATATCGTTGCACATTCTTGCTTCAATATCTTCATCAGTGAGGTGTTCGACAAACTCTCGGTAGAACCACGGTGGACCAAGCTGACTGCAACAGTTGCTGGTAGCCACACATCCTTCAGTATCCCACAGCTGATTTTGTACATAATGGAACCCCCCATTACCCCCACCAGGGTTAATGTTGCCAGAGCCACAGTAATAATGGTCCATTACAAACCATGGTGGTAACCCTCCTGGAGTGGTGGAGCATGGACAGTTGTAGCGGATGCTGTGAGTATTGTCACTATCTCCAACCACGTAAGCCCAGACATGTTTGCGAGGAGTACCAGCTGATATTAATATCCCATCAGCATAGCTGCTATCAATGGTGTCTTGTGAGCCAAATGCCGATGGTTCGAAAGCATCTGGTGATCCCTTCTGGTAGCCTCTTACCTGACCACAAATCTTATTGTAACTTGTTCCATTTGTGGTGAAGGTAACAGGGTAACAGCCAGGATTGTCGTTTGGTGACCTGCACACATCAAATGTGGTTCCTGGGGCAGTGATCTTAGTCCATCCTGTGGGACAGTCATCTCCGTTGTTGGTGTCAAAACTAGCAACCCTCATCCAACCTCCCTTTTGGCCACCACACTCCAGCTCCATGTCACAGTAGACTTGGTGAACACCAGTAGAAGTTTGCACCCAGTAGAGCCCAGACACTCCTCTGCTCTCCTTGTTGATTTGGTACACATCGTCACATGACTTTCCAGGATTAGACTCTAGCATACCCAAACTGCTGCAAAAACTGGAACATACCCTTTGTTCAGCTGATGCCAGACCACATCCAACAAGTAGTATTGTAATGCTCCAACTATACATGATGTAATAGTTTTATAAAGTGTATGCACACTTAGTCCGTTATTTTATACCTTTCTTTTCATGAATAACGTATCTTCATACGTCATACCATAAGGCAATGGAAGTGCATCCTTTGTCACAAATTCTCAGACTTTCCTACAAATGCTTACAACTTCATTTAAATTGATTATGTTCAAATTACAGTACATGACCCTTGGCTGCATCATGATATGAGGAAAATCAGTTATTTGAAGTACTATATGTAAAAATTCTTGGAGGGTTTAGGTGTGAAAAATAACACGTAACTTGAGTGATTCAGAGTAATGCAGTAGCACTTTTATGTGTGTGGCCTCTTCATAATCATAACGTTTCAATCAAaatgagcaaaaaaaaaaagaattttatTCGTCATCTAATATTTATGTGTGGGCTGTCTGGGTGGTATTATAGACTGTTACATCACATTACAGTACAGAAGTGTGttattgtttgtgttgtgttattgtttgtgttgtgttattgtttgtgttgtgttattgtttgtgttgtgtttcAACAGGTACAGTGGGTGGAAGAAGAGGATTGGTCCAGAGTTAAATGCAGAAGTCAAAATAAAAGGTAAGTTCTTCTTGAACATATACACCGTTCCCTAGtggggatagcattcacagaatacaTGTGCTGACTCTAAGAGAATAGAACACacagtagttaatttgtggagaAGCTTGTTAAAACAATTCAGTTTCTCTCATAAACTGCAGTCTTGCTGTCACATATGACCACTCAGTTTAGTCACCTTTCAAACACCTAATTTTGTTGTCAAAGTTCTAATTGTCTTTTTCACAGGTCACTTTAACACAGCACTAGATATGATGAACCACACTGTTAGTGGAACTTACCAACCTAGCATGTATGAAAGAAGGTATGTGTTTGGTGTTTATTTAGTATTTGTTAATTCAACAtccatatgtacatacatacatacagatatactctatgttagagttaaagcaccacgacatgtgtgtacggaaaatacagtacgagggggtgtgtcgagaggctaatacagcgcgaggcaaagccgagtgctgtatttgcctcgagataccccctgagtgctgtatttttcttacacacaagcaaggcggtgctttaagtgttatattgtacttcttgGTCGTCTGGCTCTgagcaattttctctagtactcaaaccgctacgattttcggtgataaagatatcagtaagtgttaaactaatctatttctagtcgtagaacgaactaataggattagtttggctagttatagtaatttacaatgtcacgcacgtgatcaatcatgctgtcttagtggagtcgtgtttaagaAGCTTtatgatcagacgatcagtaagtgtttatacaatctattcctaaccgtagaacgaactcgtaggattagtttgactggttttagcaatttacagtgtgttgtttacgtaacattccacaaatacattctccgcataactgtactatatttgcccaagtgtgctgtatttgcccaattaagcgcATAACTGTGctgtacagtacagttatgcagctgattagtactgtatggacaatacaataCGCgacatcgctttgatcctcccacgcaaagtataATATAAACACTTATGTACATTAACCGTTTTCTTTATTAGGAGTACTATACCACCACCGATGGCTGTTGATCCAGTGATGGTACGTATGTGATAGCTAATTTGTGTTACTCTGTTAACCTGTTACAGGCAAGGTCAATATTGAATGCGTCTAATGCTCCAGCCTCACTCAGTTTTAAGGATATTATTGAGAAACTGGTAAGTGTCAGTGATAACAAATACATGTAACCCCATGCATGAACATCTGATAATACATATCCAAATTTTAACAAAAATGCACTTACTTGTGCTAATGCTTCTTCATATTTCTGTTAAATATTGTCGTAATTCACAACTACATGTTTTTGCCATACTATAGGCAGCTGATAATGGATTGATCTTTATGCCAGCACCTGGTCAACGAAGATATGAAGGAAAGGCAGTATACTGCTTCGGGAAGTCTCTGATATACTTTGACAAGAATGTAGTGTTTGTAATTAAAGGGAATAGTTGGACACCAGTGTCAGCTGAAACGTTATTAGCAATGTCAATATAGCACTGTGTACATTACATTATCACTATAAATGATCCTGAAATTCAATGCCATGATTTTGAAATAATTAATAAAAGTCCTTTTTCTTCTAAACTTATGTACTTTGGAATGAATTTCCATAGCTGTTAAGCAGCAAAAAATGTTTTCCTTATGGCTAATTAGAACCACTGGCTTCAGTTCAGACCACAAAGCCCATTTGTGATGGCTGCATTGCTAGGGAGGGGATTTCTTCATTTATGGGAGCTGCAGGGGCACAATTTAATTGACACCAAATTCTACAACTGGTGATAGAGAAGCTAGGCTTGGTTGTGATTCACTAGTATTAATACAGAATTTTAGTGAACAAAAAATGAGTACAGCATACTAGAGAAATTACACAGTTTTAGCCTGTATGTGATCTTCTGTATCACCAGTTCAATACACCTATATGAGAGTTCAGTTTAGTTATATCCACCAAGTAGATCTTAGATCTATTTATCGGACATAATTTAAGTGACCATGCATTGTCCCAATATACCGATCTAGTATCTGTATGATTTTGAACATTGATCAACCTTCTGAGGAACAGAGAGAAGCTTAGACAGAAATATGTATCAGCTATAAAAACACAGAAACTTAGTGTAGGATAAATAAATCTGTATGTGGTTATCAGGCTGTAAGTGTTATCAGATGATGCTGTTTATCAAACTCAAAGAAGTTTGAATTCCTTGTACAAGTTAAACTCCACCACCAGACTCATTTTGTACAAAATGGTGGTCCTAAAAGTAATCTGAGTTATGCAATGAACATCTGTTAGTGCTCTTGGTAAGCTACAGGCTTCACAACTAGTAGTATAAATACAGCAGTGTTGAAGTGTAGTGAACTTACTATCTACAAAATGAAATACCTTGGTGCCCTTCAACTGTTAGTGTGTGTCATGTACACTTCAGCAGACCTCACTGAGTTTTTATGGTCACAGGATGAAGTCAGTGGGATCTACAAAAATGAAGATGAGACTCTGGGAATAAGGTTTATTTCTAGACAAGATTTCTTGGATATTAGTTCTCTCAATAATGTTACTCTGGTTCACCTGGATTCATTTCGTGAAGTTAATCAAAGAAGAGCTCGCTCCATTTATATATTGGAGTCTGGGTACCTCCAACATGAAGACCACACCCTGGATCACCTAGACAGGCCAGTAGATATCAACACTAAACCTTTCAATGAGGTACTTGATGATCTTTTAGACATTGAAGAAGTTAAGTTGTTGGAGGCTGCATCACGTGCAGTTGGTGATAAAGGAGTGACAGGCAGGGACACCACAGTAGTGTTGCCATTTCACATGTTTGCTCTCAAAGTGACAAGATTAATAGAAAATGATGATGGCCAAGCTTTTATCCTTAGAGACAAAAGAAGCAGAGTTGAAAAAGCCATTACAGGTTGTAGAAGGTATCTAAACTACCCAAATTGTAGAGGATTGTGTGGGAGAAAGTGTTCTTGCTGGTGGTGGGTGTGTCGCAATTGTTGCTATAACCGTGGATGCTACGACCATGATGTGTGCTGTAACAAGAGAGGATTTTCTCATTACAGGTGTCTTTTTCCACATGACTTACAATGTAACAAGAAATATACCTGCTAACATAGTAACTGCAATTGACTATATATGCATTAGCTGATTGCATTGTGTATTGTGTTTACTAGCTTCATTGCCTTCTGTTACAtttacactgtactgtatataacaTCTCCATTATGTAGTCACTGCATTTATGTAACAgcttataataattatcatgaaccatgaaATATATTGTGtcttaactatatatatattatacatgtattataataGCCACTATTTCCCAGTCATTGATCATGATTTTGACATGAATCAAAGAACATGGTGAATTCAACAAAACCCACCAAATTTGCAGCTTTCTCCATTTGCTACGtacctgtctatatagtttaGGGGCTATTCCATATACATAGATGTGAATTCTTTTAAACTGTCTATGTAGGTCTTCTGTGTCTATATCGATTACTGTGAGGTTAAACTAAAAAATGAATTAATCACAGCCTTACAATTTATATAGGCTATCCTCATGCCAATGTCAATTCCCCTTCTTGTCGAGAGACTCAAGATCAATCATCCATTATTGCTGTATATCTTGTGGGGTATAACTACATGTTGAAATGGCTTCAAGTTATGCACATACAAGTATGCTTTCCGCATGCCAGTGTGATGTCATAGATCCTGAGTATTAGCTAGCTTGAGATCATAATTATTTGAAGTCATGCTTTATACATGTTGAAGTATAGGACAAACACACATGGTTATATCCATGACTTATTAGTGTAACTGATGCCTTGCCAGATAAAACAATATCATGTAAACTAGCTATAAGCAGCTTGCATGCAGTTGAAAGATATAGATCCTGATCACTACATAAGTTCCTAATCACAGCCATCATAGCTTTGTTAGAGAATATAATTACAATCAAAAACAAGATTCTTAATCAGAGCATGTTTGTGTGATGCCATTTATGCCAAATATGTAGTAATGAAGTTGTCTCAATGATGATGGCTTTAGCTTTGGCCTCTTAATTAAACTAATTTTAATACCCAAGtagaaataataaacaaaagcCCCTATTTTGGTTTTGATGTGTATACATACTTAAAACAAGACCATATAGATCTCAATGAAGCTCCATACCTTCTACTCCAAAATGATAGGTAGCACATCATACCACAAATCTGCTACCTTAAGGAAGCATGCAATGGCAAAAGCATTTATTTTTCATCAATTTTTGTTGAACAACATtctatattgtattgtatgtagctaCCATCACTACGTcacgagtagtttgagtgggaTTGTTTGCCCTTTGTTGTTACAAAATGCAGCCATTTATCACTCAGTACAGCAATTGTATGATGAAATTCTACTAACAAACTCATTTCACACAAATGTAAAGTAACTGTATTAAATACAAAAAACTGTTGCTAAAGTTACAGTATAAAATTGTGTCTGTACATGCATTGTAATGTGTTTACTTTAACACACAAACTCTCGTAGTTTAGGATTATTATGCAAACAATATTAAGATTGCTGGCTGCTGTACTACGAGTATTGTTTCTTGAAATATTCAATTCTATTAAAGATGAAATAGTTTGTAACTCTTTTGCAATGGTAATAACACCAGATGTTTCTGAATTATTTTCCTTACTATCAAACTTCAGTATTGtgagataaaacagctgcaatatCTTCAGCTGCGTCACTACCAATATTGTTGCTGGAAATGGTAAATTCTTTTAGAGATGAAGTATTCTGTAAAGCCTTTGCAACTTTAATAGCACCTGAAGTTTGTAATCTGTTAATGTCTATAAAAAActtttgtagtttagtattGTGAGACAATACACATGCAATAGCATCTGCTGCTTCACTGCCTATTTTGTTACTTGAAATATCAAATTCTTTTAGATATAAAGTATTCTGCAAACCCTGTGCAATTTTAATTGCACCTGAAGTTTGTAATGCGTTTCCATCTATATAGAACTTTTGTAGTTTGGTATtgtgagataaaacagttgcaatgtcTTCTGCTGCATCACAACTAATATTGTTGCTGGAAACGTTAAGCTCTAATAAAgatgaagtattttgtaatGCTATAGCGATCTTGATAATATCAGATGTTTGTAAATCATTTCCCTTGATGTTGAACTGCTGTAATTTTGTATTGCaagataaaacagctgcaatatCATTTGCTGAATTACTACCAATGTTGTTGCTTGAACTATTAAATTGCTGTAGACATGAAGTCTTTTTTAAATGTTTAGCAATTCTGATTATGCCATACGTCTCTAAATTATTTTCTGCTATATCCAATCTTTGTAATTTAGTATTATGAGATATaacagctgcaatgtcatcGGCTGCTTTGCTTCCAATATTGTTGCTTGAAATATTAAGCTCTATCAGTGATGAAATATGTTGTAGAGTCCTAGCAATTTCAATTACACTATTTGTTTCTAAATTATTGTTTGCCATGTTAAActtttgtagtttagtattacgagataaaacagctgcaatgtcaCCTGCTGCTTTACTTCCAATATTGTTGCTTGAAATATCAAATTCAGTCAGAGACAAAAATTATCTTTTAAGCCTCTCAGAATAGTATTTACACACCCTTCTTCTAATTCATTTTGTGTCATTTTGAGCTTTTGTAGTTCTGTGTTGTGGGCCAAAATAACTGCAATTTTATTTGCTGCTTCACTACCAATATTGTTGCTTGCAATAGTAAATTCTTTTAAAGATGTATTATTACTCTGTAAAGCCTTTACAATCTTTAATGCATTGTCTGTTcccatattattattttttatttttattattagcactttacagtgaccagcactgaaggtctgacagcaacatgtgctgcagccttaggattacctaacctaatttcagggacttagaccttaaatgacttgacttactgactgactgataaggtgtaacagaaaaggggccaaagtaaggaaaaaaaatccgtccaaccccaggatttgaactgcaggtcacccaatgtctagttggggccactcccagtcttcctccaggagggatggattttcttccttaaacctaaagtatttattattagcactttacagtgaccagcactgaaggtctgacagcaacatgtgctgcagccttaggattacctaacctaatttcagggacttagacctaatgacttgacttactgactgactgataaggtgtaacagaaaaggggccaaagagGGGCCTATTATACCCCACCATGTCAAacttttgtagtctattattttGATATAAAACAACTGCAATATCACCTGCTGTTTCACTATCAACATGCAGGAATATCTGTTTCTGTCAGAgatgaagtattttgtaaagttCTTGCAATCTTAACTATACCTACTGCCCCAAAATCATTCTTCCAAATGTAGAGCTTTTTTAGGTTAGTATTACaatataaaacagttgcaatgtcAAGTGCTGCTTCATTATCAATATTGTTGTCTGACATTGACAGTTCTGTCAGAGACGATATACTTTGTAAAGATGTTGCAACTGTAATTACACCCATTGTTTCTAATTCATTACCACTACTGGAGAACACTTGCAAGTTAGTATTATGACACAGAACAGCTGCAACACTATCAGCTGCTTCACTACCAATATTATTGTCGGAAATATTAAATTCAACCAGggatgaaatattttgcaatgCTGTTGCAATCTTAATTAAACCTATTAATTCTAAATTATTCTTACTACTAAAGAAACTCTGTACCTTAGAATTACCAGATAAAAGaactgcaatgtcatctgctgcttcacttCCAATGCTGTTGCTTGAAATTTCTAATTTGACCAGAGATGAATTTTTTTGTAGAGCCTTTGCAATCTTAATTGCACCTGTTGCTTCTAAATGACATCCTCTTATGCCAACATTGGTTAGCTTAGTGCTACGAGATAGCACAACTGCAATGTAATCTGCTACTTCATTACCAGCATTGTTGTCTGAAACACTGAAATTTGTTTGAGATGAAGTTTGTTGTAAGACTTTTGCAATTTGAATTACCCATCAGTTTCTATATTATTGTTTTCTATGTAGAAACTGTGTAGTTTAGCATTGCAAGACAAAACAGATGCAATATCGTCAGCTGCTTTGTTTCCAATATTGTTATTTGAAATGTTAAGCTCTGTCAGAGATGAAATATGCTGCAAAGTCTTAGCAATTTTAATTACACCATCCGTCTCTAAATTATAGTTTGCCatgttaaaattttgtagcttAGTATTACAAAATATaacagctgcaatgtcatctgTTGCTTCACTTCCAATATTGTTGCTTGAAATATCAAATTCAGTCAAAGACAAAATATCTTGTAAGCctctcaaaatcaagacacacgcggtagtgtgtcgtgcggcccaagaagccggcgcgtaacacccgtgagtatattgacaggaagaaagaaaacgcaattttcgcacctccatagctctgtgctgccttgatgaaacaagacgatttttgctgtggacactccctccaccttcagcactccacattccaaatttgagcgaaatcgctt contains:
- the LOC136263049 gene encoding uncharacterized protein, whose protein sequence is MYSWSITILLVGCGLASAEQRVCSSFCSSLGMLESNPGKSCDDVYQINKESRGVSGLYWVQTSTGVHQVYCDMELECGGQKGGWMRVASFDTNNGDDCPTGWTKITAPGTTFDVCRSPNDNPGCYPVTFTTNGTSYNKICGQVRGYQKGSPDAFEPSAFGSQDTIDSSYADGILISAGTPRKHVWAYVVGDSDNTHSIRYNCPCSTTPGGLPPWFVMDHYYCGSGNINPGGGNGGFHYVQNQLWDTEGCVATSNCCSQLGPPWFYREFVEHLTDEDIEARMCNDMHFGDEGTLVEVMQLFVK
- the LOC136264850 gene encoding leucine-rich repeat-containing protein 74B-like; this encodes MGTDNALKIVKALQSNNTSLKEFTIASNNIGSEAANKIAVILAHNTELQKLKMTQNELEEGNNIGSKAAGDIAAVLSRNTKLQKFNMANNNLETNSVIEIARTLQHISSLIELNISSNNIGSKAADDIAAVISHNTKLQRLDIAENNLETYGIIRIAKHLKKTSCLQQFNSSSNNIGSNSANDIAAVLSCNTKLQQFNIKGNDLQTSDIIKIAIALQNTSSLLELNVSSNNISCDAAEDIATVLSHNTKLQKFYIDGNALQTSGAIKIAQGLQNTLYLKEFDISSNKIGSEAADAIACVLSHNTKLQKFFIDINRLQTSGAIKVAKALQNTSSLKEFTISSNNIGSDAAEDIAAVLSHNTEV
- the LOC136264851 gene encoding NLR family CARD domain-containing protein 3-like — protein: MANYNLETDGVIKIAKTLQHISSLTELNISNNNIGNKAADDIASVLSCNAKLHSFYIENNNIETDGVSDNNAGNEVADYIAVVLSRSTKLTNVGIRGCHLEATGAIKIAKALQKNSSLVKLEISSNSIGSEAADDIAVLLSGNSKVQSFFSSKNNLELIGLIKIATALQNISSLVEFNISDNNIGSEAADSVAAVLCHNTNLQVFSSSGNELETMGVITVATSLQSISSLTELSMSDNNIDNEAALDIATVLYCNTNLKKLYIWKNDFGAVGIVKIARTLQNTSSLTETDIPAC